The proteins below are encoded in one region of Clostridium pasteurianum DSM 525 = ATCC 6013:
- a CDS encoding DEAD/DEAH box helicase: MKNIKFTELELKDTVLKAIDDMGFENPSEIQSASIPVIMEGFDIIGQAQTGTGKTCAFGAPIISKIDTSKRFIQALILTPTRELAIQIYEELRRLSKYDKVRSLPVYGGQSMDRQISSIKKDVSIIVGTPGRVLDHIRRKTLKLNNLNYLVLDEADEMLNMGFIDDIEEIIKNTNSERQTLLFSATMPKPIKKLSENYLKKDVKHIQILKKSLTVSKIDQYYYEVHNNTRLESLCRILDISEPESAIIFCRTKKSVDELVSTMSSKGYNIEGMHGDMKQKNRLSTLNKFKNGNLTFLAATDVAARGIDVENITHVINYELPQDTESYVHRIGRTGRANRSGTAISLITRKDFTKLKQIEKDIKSKITKQKIPTMQEIINIKSKNIVSKVSNILSTEEYKKFEPIIENLGKEYSLNQIAAALLKNALDKEISTEYNDDLFNQENSVRLFMSIGRRDGINIKSLLEFIDTTSTVNSNYIGSIDILDKFSFVDVNEKKVSLVIKNTDGKKFNNRRVNIEVAKNKN, encoded by the coding sequence ATGAAAAACATTAAATTTACTGAACTTGAATTGAAGGATACGGTTTTAAAAGCCATAGATGATATGGGATTTGAAAATCCTTCTGAAATACAAAGTGCAAGTATTCCTGTTATAATGGAAGGCTTTGATATTATCGGTCAAGCACAAACAGGTACTGGAAAAACCTGTGCTTTCGGTGCTCCTATTATTAGTAAAATAGACACCTCAAAACGCTTTATTCAAGCATTAATATTAACTCCTACAAGAGAACTTGCAATTCAAATATATGAAGAATTAAGAAGACTTTCTAAATACGACAAGGTTCGTTCATTACCAGTCTATGGAGGTCAATCTATGGATAGACAAATATCCAGTATAAAAAAAGATGTTTCCATAATAGTTGGTACCCCTGGAAGGGTTCTAGATCATATAAGACGAAAAACATTAAAACTGAATAATCTTAACTATTTAGTACTAGATGAAGCAGATGAAATGCTCAATATGGGATTTATTGATGATATTGAAGAAATCATAAAAAATACTAATAGCGAAAGACAAACTTTGCTGTTTTCTGCAACTATGCCAAAACCAATAAAAAAACTATCTGAAAACTATCTAAAAAAAGATGTGAAACATATTCAAATATTAAAAAAATCTTTAACAGTATCAAAAATAGATCAATATTATTATGAAGTCCATAATAATACAAGACTTGAGTCTCTATGCAGAATTTTAGATATATCAGAACCGGAAAGTGCTATTATCTTTTGCAGAACAAAAAAAAGTGTTGATGAATTAGTAAGTACCATGAGTTCCAAAGGATACAATATAGAGGGAATGCATGGTGATATGAAACAAAAGAATAGACTTTCTACTTTAAATAAATTTAAAAATGGCAATTTAACCTTTCTTGCCGCAACGGATGTAGCTGCAAGGGGAATTGATGTAGAGAATATAACCCATGTAATTAACTATGAACTTCCACAGGATACTGAATCCTATGTTCACAGAATCGGAAGAACTGGAAGAGCTAATAGATCTGGTACAGCAATAAGCCTTATAACTAGAAAAGATTTTACAAAACTAAAGCAGATAGAAAAAGATATAAAGAGCAAAATTACTAAACAAAAGATACCTACTATGCAGGAAATAATAAACATTAAGTCAAAAAATATTGTAAGTAAAGTTTCAAATATTCTTAGTACAGAAGAATACAAAAAATTCGAACCAATTATAGAAAACTTAGGTAAAGAATATTCATTAAATCAAATTGCAGCAGCTCTATTGAAGAATGCACTTGATAAAGAAATATCCACAGAATACAATGATGATTTATTTAATCAAGAAAATTCAGTGAGATTATTTATGTCTATAGGTCGTAGAGATGGAATAAATATAAAATCACTTTTAGAATTTATAGATACTACTTCCACTGTCAATTCAAATTATATAGGAAGTATTGATATATTGGATAAATTTTCTTTTGTAGATGTAAATGAAAAGAAAGTATCATTAGTAATTAAAAATACTGATGGCAAAAAATTTAATAATAGAAGAGTTAATATTGAAGTAGCTAAAAATAAAAATTAG
- a CDS encoding acyl-CoA dehydratase activase: MRILGIDLGSRQVKIVLMVDNKIIKKFMVSTMSFYKNYCTYNDKLTADLTKLDIRDVDIAVSTGYGRNNTDIKFFKPISEIKAHAYGAIYSTNIRDFILLDVGGQDVKLIKIEKGVITDLELNDKCAASCGRYLENMANVLEVSIDDMFKYYENPVELNSTCAVFSESELIGKIAQGTSLDRLCAGVNYSLYKRLRPLLTKFRGKTLVISGGVAKNEALKSYLSENYERIITLKDAQYNGALGCCYYGERFKEKLAL, encoded by the coding sequence GTGAGAATATTAGGAATAGATCTGGGAAGCAGACAAGTGAAAATTGTACTAATGGTGGATAATAAAATAATAAAAAAGTTTATGGTAAGTACAATGTCTTTTTATAAAAACTATTGTACTTATAATGATAAATTAACTGCAGATTTAACTAAGTTAGATATTAGAGATGTAGATATAGCTGTATCTACAGGGTACGGAAGAAATAATACAGATATTAAATTTTTTAAACCTATAAGTGAAATTAAAGCTCATGCCTATGGAGCAATATATAGCACAAATATTAGAGATTTTATATTATTAGATGTAGGTGGTCAGGATGTAAAGCTCATAAAAATTGAAAAGGGAGTTATAACGGATTTAGAGCTCAATGATAAATGTGCGGCTTCCTGTGGAAGATATTTGGAGAATATGGCAAATGTATTAGAGGTTTCTATAGATGATATGTTTAAGTATTATGAAAATCCTGTAGAATTAAATTCAACCTGTGCAGTATTTTCAGAGTCAGAACTGATAGGTAAAATTGCTCAAGGTACTTCTTTAGATAGATTATGTGCAGGAGTAAATTATTCTCTATATAAAAGATTAAGACCACTTTTGACTAAATTTAGAGGAAAAACTCTTGTAATATCTGGAGGAGTGGCTAAAAATGAGGCTCTTAAAAGTTATCTGTCAGAGAACTATGAAAGAATAATAACCTTAAAGGATGCACAGTATAATGGAGCTTTAGGGTGCTGTTATTATGGAGAAAGATTTAAAGAGAAATTGGCATTATAA
- a CDS encoding undecaprenyl diphosphate synthase family protein, whose amino-acid sequence MRIPNHIGIIPDGNRRWAVKNGLTKEMGYDKGLLPGVELFKCCKEIGIKELTFYGFTVDNTKRPSIQKNAFIKACVKAVEMLSKENASLLVIGNYDSPIFPKELLPFTTRKDFGKGGMKVNFLVNYGWEWDLMNLKDNQGHSRNSIYNTIRSHDISRVDLIIRWGGRRRLSGFLPVQSVYSDFYVVNDMWPDFSKDQFNDALNWYSEQDITLGG is encoded by the coding sequence ATGAGAATTCCAAATCACATTGGTATTATTCCAGATGGTAACAGAAGATGGGCAGTAAAAAATGGTCTTACAAAAGAAATGGGCTACGATAAAGGCTTACTTCCCGGAGTTGAATTATTTAAATGTTGTAAAGAAATAGGAATAAAAGAACTTACTTTTTATGGATTTACCGTTGATAATACTAAACGACCTAGTATTCAAAAAAATGCTTTTATAAAAGCCTGTGTAAAAGCAGTAGAAATGTTATCAAAAGAAAATGCTTCTCTATTAGTAATTGGAAACTATGATTCTCCTATATTTCCCAAAGAACTCCTTCCTTTTACTACAAGAAAAGATTTTGGTAAAGGAGGCATGAAAGTAAATTTTCTAGTTAATTATGGATGGGAATGGGATCTAATGAATCTTAAAGATAATCAAGGTCATTCTAGAAATAGTATATATAACACTATAAGATCTCATGATATAAGTAGAGTTGACTTAATAATTAGATGGGGTGGTCGAAGAAGACTTAGTGGTTTTTTACCAGTTCAAAGTGTTTACTCTGATTTTTACGTAGTCAATGACATGTGGCCAGATTTTTCAAAGGATCAATTTAATGATGCATTAAATTGGTATAGTGAGCAGGATATCACTCTAGGTGGTTAA
- a CDS encoding DUF4912 domain-containing protein → MVNDDKFALTLLVQNARTVFCYFNISPVIIKIFQDRYGEDFWKNSKQVLKVYDSTNNSLKELQTINLDPLANNWFINLDRSGIDVFVKLGRILPDGKFIPIFVSNTVTTPRDDQSNNSNVYYIDVSENFNLENNLSSEDNISNAENDKKESPYSFFDEKKN, encoded by the coding sequence ATGGTAAATGATGATAAATTTGCATTAACTTTGTTGGTGCAGAATGCTAGAACTGTATTTTGTTATTTCAATATTTCTCCAGTAATAATAAAGATTTTCCAAGATAGATATGGGGAAGATTTTTGGAAAAATTCGAAACAGGTTTTAAAGGTATATGATTCAACTAATAATTCCTTAAAGGAGTTACAGACAATAAATTTAGATCCTTTAGCAAATAATTGGTTTATAAATTTAGATAGAAGTGGAATCGATGTATTTGTGAAACTGGGAAGAATACTGCCTGATGGGAAATTTATTCCAATTTTTGTATCTAACACTGTAACCACACCAAGAGATGATCAATCTAATAATTCTAATGTATACTATATTGATGTTTCTGAAAATTTTAATTTAGAAAATAATTTATCTTCAGAAGATAATATAAGCAATGCTGAAAACGATAAAAAAGAATCACCTTATTCATTTTTTGATGAAAAAAAAAATTAG
- a CDS encoding glycoside hydrolase family 57 protein yields the protein MQKGYKGYVSIVLHSHMPFIRHPEIADSLEERWLFEAMSECYIPLIQVYDGLIRDNINFKITMSITPPLMCMLQDKYLNERYIEYLDKSIELTEKELVRTKEDKELNELAKFYNDRFNNLLKTYKEYDCNLMNAFKKFDKLGYLEVITCSATHALLPLISINPEAVKAQLATGVQSYIDTMGHSPKGIWLPECAYTYSLDAILKEVDIKYFIAESKALLYADPKPLYGTAAPIATPNGICAFGRDMDSSYQVWSDFIGYPGDENYREFYRDIGFELPMEYIKPYINPMGIRLDTGIKYYRITGKTENKQYYNRKRAIEKTKEHAAHFARCRQDQISGLSEHMEVPPMITCPYDTELFGHWWFEGPDFIDAFIRESSKDGYCYGFTTPSEYLINNSKVQCCSPNPSSWGENSDYSVWINGSNQWIYRDLHKCEEIMIRLANTYKTPNDLQSRALNQAAKELMLAEASDWPFIIKNNTTVEYAVKRINTHLDRFTKLYENISKNSIDIKFLREIESLDNIFPNINYKIYET from the coding sequence GTGCAAAAGGGGTATAAGGGATATGTGTCTATAGTTCTGCACAGTCATATGCCTTTTATAAGGCATCCAGAGATTGCAGATTCACTTGAAGAAAGATGGTTATTTGAAGCTATGAGTGAGTGTTATATACCATTAATTCAGGTGTATGATGGATTAATCAGAGATAATATAAATTTTAAAATTACAATGTCTATAACTCCTCCGCTTATGTGTATGTTGCAGGATAAGTATCTTAATGAAAGATATATTGAATATTTAGACAAGTCTATAGAACTTACAGAAAAAGAATTAGTAAGAACAAAAGAGGATAAAGAATTAAATGAATTAGCTAAATTTTATAACGATAGATTCAATAATCTTCTTAAGACCTATAAGGAATATGATTGTAATTTAATGAATGCATTTAAAAAGTTTGACAAGCTAGGTTATCTAGAGGTGATAACTTGTTCTGCTACTCATGCATTACTTCCTTTAATTTCAATAAATCCAGAGGCTGTAAAAGCCCAGCTAGCTACAGGAGTTCAATCTTATATTGATACTATGGGACATAGCCCAAAGGGTATATGGCTGCCAGAATGTGCCTATACTTATTCATTAGATGCAATACTTAAAGAAGTTGATATAAAATATTTTATTGCAGAAAGTAAAGCTTTACTATATGCAGATCCTAAACCCTTATATGGCACAGCAGCTCCTATAGCTACTCCAAATGGTATATGTGCTTTTGGAAGAGATATGGATTCCTCTTATCAGGTTTGGAGTGATTTTATTGGATATCCGGGAGATGAAAATTACAGGGAATTTTATAGAGATATAGGATTTGAATTACCTATGGAGTATATTAAACCTTATATCAATCCAATGGGCATAAGATTGGATACAGGGATAAAGTATTATAGAATAACCGGTAAGACAGAAAATAAACAATATTATAATAGAAAAAGAGCTATTGAAAAGACAAAAGAGCATGCAGCGCATTTTGCCAGATGCAGGCAGGATCAAATTAGTGGATTAAGTGAACATATGGAAGTTCCACCTATGATAACATGTCCTTATGATACAGAATTATTTGGACATTGGTGGTTTGAAGGCCCTGATTTTATAGATGCATTTATAAGAGAAAGCTCTAAAGATGGTTATTGTTATGGATTTACTACTCCATCTGAATATTTAATAAATAATTCAAAAGTTCAATGTTGTAGTCCTAACCCATCAAGCTGGGGGGAAAATAGTGATTATTCAGTATGGATAAATGGTTCAAATCAATGGATATATAGGGATTTGCATAAATGTGAAGAAATAATGATAAGACTTGCAAATACTTATAAAACTCCAAATGATCTGCAAAGTAGAGCGCTAAATCAAGCTGCCAAGGAGCTTATGTTAGCTGAAGCTTCTGATTGGCCTTTTATTATAAAAAATAATACAACAGTAGAATATGCTGTTAAGAGAATAAATACTCACCTAGATAGATTCACTAAATTGTATGAAAATATAAGTAAAAATAGCATTGATATAAAGTTTTTGAGGGAAATAGAATCTTTAGATAATATATTTCCAAATATAAATTATAAAATTTATGAAACATAA
- a CDS encoding 2-hydroxyacyl-CoA dehydratase family protein — protein sequence MKKIGITTTVPIEILIAAGYEVKDLNNIFITDDNYDKYIDYAERDGFPKSSCAFKKGVYGAALKEGFKEIIGVTEGDCSNTKALEEVLRMKGIKVYPFAYPQSHDLKDLKKSLDNFMNIFNVSFEQVEKVRRRLIDIRKLIKKLDKLTYIENKATSVENHIYQVSASDFDGDYEIFQKNLIDKIREIENRKPIKKKLRLGYIGTPPMTLDLYDYVEKFDARFVYNEIQREFSFPRAIDCQNIYEQYHNYTYPYDINFRLKEIKKQISERKIDAIIHYTQAFCYRQIEHIVIKDCINIPVLNIEGDKLNVLDARTKLRIEAFLDMIIDLKEMKR from the coding sequence ATGAAAAAGATAGGAATAACTACTACAGTACCAATTGAAATATTGATTGCAGCTGGATATGAAGTAAAAGATTTAAATAATATTTTTATTACAGATGATAATTATGATAAATATATAGATTATGCAGAAAGAGATGGATTTCCTAAGAGTTCCTGTGCCTTTAAAAAAGGAGTCTATGGAGCAGCTCTTAAAGAAGGATTTAAAGAGATAATAGGGGTTACTGAGGGAGATTGTTCAAATACTAAAGCTTTAGAAGAGGTACTTAGGATGAAGGGGATAAAAGTGTATCCTTTTGCCTATCCTCAAAGTCATGATTTAAAGGATTTAAAAAAATCTTTAGATAATTTTATGAATATCTTTAATGTAAGTTTTGAACAGGTTGAGAAGGTAAGAAGAAGACTTATTGATATTAGAAAACTTATAAAGAAATTGGATAAGTTGACTTATATAGAAAATAAAGCAACTTCTGTGGAAAATCATATATATCAGGTAAGTGCTTCAGATTTTGATGGAGATTATGAAATTTTTCAAAAGAATTTAATTGATAAAATAAGAGAAATTGAAAATAGGAAGCCAATTAAAAAGAAACTGAGATTAGGATATATAGGTACTCCGCCTATGACATTAGATTTATATGATTATGTAGAAAAATTTGATGCACGGTTTGTATATAATGAAATTCAAAGAGAATTTTCTTTTCCAAGAGCTATAGATTGTCAGAATATATATGAACAGTATCACAACTATACTTATCCCTATGATATTAATTTTAGATTAAAAGAAATAAAAAAACAAATAAGTGAAAGAAAGATAGATGCAATTATACATTATACTCAGGCCTTTTGCTACAGACAAATAGAACATATAGTAATAAAAGATTGTATCAATATACCTGTACTTAATATTGAAGGGGATAAATTGAATGTTTTAGATGCAAGAACAAAATTGAGAATAGAGGCATTTTTAGATATGATAATTGATTTGAAGGAGATGAAAAGGTGA